Proteins found in one Nostoc sp. NIES-3756 genomic segment:
- a CDS encoding creatininase family protein, translated as MLLHLSTWQEVEDYLQTSTGIILPIGSTEQHGPTGLIGTDAISAEAIARGVGEATGAIVAPTINVGMALHHTAFPGTISLRPSTLILVVRDYVTSLVKAGFTKFYFINGHGGNIATLKAAFSETYVYLEDLQIPHVHKVQCQVANWFMCSSVYKLAKELYGDQEGSHATPSEVAVTQYVYPEAIKQAPLTPEVAKGHRIYGATDFRLHYPDGRMGSNPALATPEHGKQFYDLAVKELSNGYLEFLSAE; from the coding sequence ATGTTACTACATTTAAGCACATGGCAGGAAGTTGAAGACTATTTGCAAACATCTACAGGAATTATTTTGCCTATTGGTTCAACTGAACAGCATGGGCCGACGGGTTTAATTGGTACTGATGCAATTTCTGCGGAAGCGATCGCGCGTGGTGTAGGTGAAGCAACTGGAGCGATCGTTGCGCCTACAATCAATGTGGGGATGGCTTTACATCATACAGCTTTTCCAGGAACTATCAGTTTGCGTCCCAGTACCTTAATTTTGGTGGTGCGAGATTATGTTACTAGTCTTGTCAAGGCTGGTTTTACCAAGTTCTACTTTATTAACGGACATGGCGGTAATATTGCTACCCTAAAAGCTGCATTTTCTGAAACCTATGTTTACTTAGAAGATTTGCAGATTCCTCATGTTCATAAGGTACAATGCCAAGTAGCTAACTGGTTTATGTGCAGTTCCGTATACAAGCTGGCTAAAGAATTGTACGGCGATCAGGAAGGTTCTCACGCTACCCCTAGTGAAGTAGCCGTCACTCAATATGTTTACCCGGAAGCAATCAAACAAGCACCTCTTACACCAGAAGTTGCTAAGGGACACAGAATTTACGGTGCTACTGATTTTAGACTGCATTACCCAGATGGACGCATGGGTTCTAATCCCGCTTTAGCAACACCAGAACATGGTAAGCAATTTTATGATTTAGCGGTGAAGGAACTGAGTAATGGGTATTTGGAATTTTTGAGTGCAGAATGA
- a CDS encoding DevA family ABC transporter ATP-binding protein: protein MKTINADEPVISIKNLDHYFGSGQLRKQVLFNINLEINAGEIVIMTGPSGSGKTTLLTLVGGLRSAQFGSLQILGKELCGASSKQLTQARRNHGYIFQAHNLHGSLTALQNVRMGLELQPRISTQEMITRSQEILEEVGLGNRLNYYPDNLSGGQKQRVAIARALVSQPKIVLADEPTAALDKQSGRDVVELMQKLAKEQGCTILLVTHDNRILDVADRIVYMEDGHLVRDAVSVNS from the coding sequence ATGAAAACTATAAATGCTGATGAGCCTGTTATATCTATTAAAAACCTTGACCATTACTTTGGTAGCGGACAACTACGCAAACAGGTTTTATTTAATATCAATCTCGAAATTAATGCAGGCGAAATTGTCATTATGACAGGGCCTTCTGGTTCAGGTAAGACTACGCTACTCACTTTAGTGGGTGGCTTGCGTTCAGCCCAGTTTGGAAGTTTACAGATATTAGGAAAGGAACTCTGTGGGGCTAGTAGTAAACAATTAACTCAAGCGCGGCGTAATCATGGTTATATATTCCAGGCTCATAATTTGCATGGTAGCCTAACTGCATTGCAAAATGTACGCATGGGTTTGGAATTGCAACCAAGAATATCTACTCAAGAAATGATTACTCGCTCACAAGAAATTTTAGAAGAAGTAGGATTAGGAAATCGGCTGAATTATTATCCTGATAACTTATCAGGAGGACAAAAACAAAGAGTAGCGATCGCTCGTGCGTTAGTCAGTCAGCCTAAAATAGTTTTAGCCGATGAACCCACAGCCGCCCTCGATAAGCAATCAGGACGTGATGTCGTAGAATTAATGCAAAAACTAGCAAAAGAACAAGGTTGTACAATTCTCCTAGTTACCCACGACAACCGCATTTTAGATGTTGCCGATCGCATTGTCTATATGGAAGATGGTCATCTTGTTAGAGATGCGGTAAGTGTTAATTCGTAA
- the devC gene encoding ABC transporter permease DevC: MNTFIQELQRRTPLGWLQLSHHKSRLLVALSGIAFADVLMFMQLGFQNALYDSNTRLNRAVLADIVLISPQSRNMQNLATFSRRRLLQAEDIQGVKSAQAMYIGLITWKNPQTRRKTSVQAIGFNPEQPVLNIPEVNNQLDKIKLPDNFVFDRAARGEYNEVFSQIDAGQTVTTEVDKRTISISGTFKLGASFGADGTLVSSDENFLRLFPRRQPGSISLGLVNIQPGYEPEQVAQALKSHLPEDVKVLTRAEYIKFEEDYWKKESPIGFIFSLGVSMGFMVGVIIVYQVLSTDVNAHIKEYATFKAMGYGNSYLLGVIFEEALILAVLGFIPGFIVPLWLYQLAANATNLPIYMTVVRALIVLLLTLLMCTLSGTIATRKLQSADPADMF, encoded by the coding sequence ATGAATACATTCATTCAAGAATTACAACGACGCACACCTTTAGGATGGTTGCAACTGAGTCATCATAAAAGCCGCCTCTTGGTTGCTTTATCTGGTATCGCCTTTGCGGATGTCTTGATGTTCATGCAGTTGGGCTTTCAAAACGCTCTGTATGACAGTAATACCCGCCTTAATCGTGCGGTGCTTGCAGACATAGTTTTGATTAGCCCCCAGAGCCGGAATATGCAGAACCTCGCTACCTTCTCCCGGCGACGACTGCTGCAAGCTGAGGATATACAGGGTGTGAAGTCAGCACAAGCCATGTATATCGGTTTAATTACTTGGAAAAATCCTCAAACTCGCCGTAAAACATCAGTACAAGCAATTGGGTTTAATCCTGAGCAACCTGTTCTCAATATTCCAGAGGTTAACAATCAACTAGATAAAATTAAACTACCAGATAATTTCGTCTTTGACCGTGCGGCTAGGGGTGAATATAATGAGGTATTTAGCCAAATTGATGCAGGGCAAACTGTTACTACTGAGGTAGATAAACGCACCATCTCGATTAGTGGAACATTTAAACTAGGCGCTTCCTTTGGTGCTGATGGTACTTTAGTTTCTAGTGATGAAAATTTCTTGCGGCTGTTTCCTAGAAGACAACCAGGAAGCATTAGTTTGGGCTTGGTTAATATACAACCGGGTTATGAGCCAGAACAAGTTGCACAAGCTTTAAAATCACATTTACCTGAGGATGTAAAAGTTCTCACTCGTGCGGAATACATCAAGTTTGAAGAAGACTACTGGAAAAAAGAAAGCCCCATCGGTTTCATCTTCAGTTTAGGCGTATCAATGGGATTTATGGTGGGTGTGATTATTGTTTATCAAGTGCTTTCCACTGATGTTAATGCCCACATTAAAGAATATGCCACATTCAAAGCAATGGGTTATGGTAACTCATATTTATTAGGGGTAATTTTTGAAGAAGCATTAATTCTGGCAGTTTTAGGTTTTATTCCTGGATTTATTGTTCCTTTATGGCTATATCAATTAGCAGCAAATGCCACAAATTTACCTATATACATGACAGTAGTTAGAGCCTTAATAGTTTTATTATTAACTCTGCTCATGTGTACTCTTTCTGGAACTATAGCAACTCGTAAATTACAATCTGCTGATCCGGCAGATATGTTTTAA
- a CDS encoding ABC exporter membrane fusion protein has protein sequence MVREVADQGSVFFKRNSRQFVIVVTAVGLAIAGAKAYSSWQQAQPSPETKVLQISTPQIKTVTALGRLEPKGKVIKLSAPSSSGQGSRVEKLLVQEGDSVKTGQVIAILDNRDRLEAAYQEAQEAVKVAQVNLKKVREGAKIGEIEAQEAEIARVQAQTTGDEREQQETVARLEAQWQGEKSAQQATINRLQAELKNAQIEWERYQQLYTDGAISQSLHDSKRLSVETITQQLNEAQANLQRIDSTGRKQISEAKTALSKINATGGKQVSAAAATLDKIAEVRPIDVEAAKVEVNRAVAAAKQAKANLDQVYVRSPQDGVIFDIHTRSGEVVSNDGIVEIGQTNQMYAVVEVYQSDVNKVSPGQKVEISSNSLPSKLQGTVAWVGWKVQRQNIINTDPSENIDSRVVEVHVQLDKPSSQKAAKFTNLQIKAVINVDRQLATDN, from the coding sequence ATGGTGCGCGAAGTTGCAGATCAAGGTTCCGTATTCTTCAAGCGTAATTCCCGGCAATTTGTCATTGTAGTGACAGCAGTAGGTTTGGCGATCGCAGGCGCAAAAGCATATAGTTCATGGCAGCAAGCACAGCCATCTCCTGAAACCAAAGTGCTGCAAATTAGTACACCACAAATCAAAACGGTAACAGCTTTAGGCAGGCTAGAACCGAAGGGCAAGGTAATTAAACTTTCTGCACCTTCATCATCTGGACAAGGAAGTCGAGTAGAGAAGCTACTAGTTCAAGAAGGGGACAGTGTAAAAACTGGACAAGTAATTGCTATTTTAGATAATCGCGATCGCTTAGAAGCAGCCTACCAAGAAGCCCAAGAAGCGGTAAAGGTAGCTCAGGTAAATTTAAAAAAAGTACGCGAAGGGGCGAAAATTGGCGAAATCGAAGCCCAAGAAGCCGAAATTGCCCGTGTTCAAGCACAAACAACAGGTGATGAGAGAGAACAACAAGAAACAGTAGCTAGATTAGAGGCGCAATGGCAAGGTGAGAAATCAGCCCAGCAGGCAACAATTAACAGATTACAAGCAGAACTCAAAAACGCTCAAATCGAATGGGAACGCTATCAACAGCTTTATACTGACGGTGCAATTTCTCAATCTCTACATGACAGCAAACGACTCAGCGTTGAAACTATCACCCAGCAGTTGAACGAAGCACAAGCTAACCTGCAAAGGATTGATAGCACTGGACGTAAGCAAATCAGCGAAGCTAAAACAGCCTTATCTAAAATTAACGCCACTGGTGGCAAACAAGTCAGCGCCGCCGCCGCCACCCTAGACAAAATAGCCGAAGTGCGTCCCATTGATGTAGAAGCAGCCAAAGTAGAAGTAAACCGCGCAGTTGCCGCAGCGAAACAAGCAAAAGCCAACTTAGATCAAGTTTATGTGCGATCGCCCCAAGATGGCGTGATCTTCGATATTCATACTCGTTCCGGTGAAGTTGTATCTAACGACGGTATCGTCGAGATTGGGCAAACTAATCAGATGTATGCAGTTGTCGAAGTATATCAAAGCGATGTCAACAAAGTCAGCCCAGGACAAAAAGTAGAGATATCAAGTAATTCACTACCAAGCAAATTACAGGGAACAGTCGCTTGGGTTGGCTGGAAAGTGCAAAGGCAGAACATCATCAACACTGATCCTAGCGAGAATATCGATTCCAGAGTAGTAGAAGTTCACGTACAACTAGACAAACCCTCCAGCCAAAAAGCCGCTAAATTCACCAATTTACAAATTAAAGCAGTAATAAATGTTGACAGACAATTAGCGACTGACAACTAA
- a CDS encoding TetR/AcrR family transcriptional regulator — protein sequence MSKKKGRVDSNNNDRLPSVDKVDAILNGAMQEFLAHGYTATTMDRVTAAAGVSKTTVYNYFQDKEGLFVALIERLAKEKYFAIRQDPDFLQGEPHIVLQRIATNILAQIEQEPEFLGLVRLIIAESARFPSLAQTFVCNIDKTALELLRQYFANHEELQLPDPEVSARIFLGTLVHFIILQYMLHGQDILPMERDRLINNLINLITINLSKHPAPDQYSGTRQKSTRRKRSASGKFKMDYGSEPKHLRSVRLTDTAWEKLAEIAEQHNLTRSEMIEIFARKGFSGNIDNS from the coding sequence ATGAGTAAGAAAAAGGGACGTGTAGACAGTAATAACAATGACCGCTTGCCATCAGTAGATAAGGTTGATGCAATTCTCAATGGTGCAATGCAAGAGTTTTTGGCTCATGGTTATACAGCAACCACAATGGATAGAGTTACAGCAGCAGCAGGCGTATCAAAAACCACTGTATACAACTACTTTCAAGATAAAGAAGGATTGTTTGTAGCTTTAATTGAACGACTAGCTAAAGAGAAATATTTTGCCATCCGACAAGATCCTGATTTCTTGCAAGGAGAACCTCATATAGTTCTGCAACGTATAGCTACAAATATTCTTGCACAAATAGAGCAAGAACCAGAATTTCTGGGCTTGGTAAGACTGATTATTGCTGAATCTGCGAGATTTCCATCGTTAGCCCAAACTTTTGTGTGCAACATAGATAAAACCGCTTTGGAACTTCTCAGACAATATTTTGCCAACCATGAAGAACTACAATTACCTGATCCTGAAGTATCTGCACGGATTTTTCTAGGTACATTAGTGCATTTTATTATTCTCCAGTATATGCTGCATGGTCAGGATATTTTACCGATGGAACGCGATCGCTTAATTAACAACCTAATTAACTTAATCACTATTAATCTCTCCAAACACCCAGCACCAGATCAGTATTCCGGTACAAGGCAAAAATCAACCAGACGTAAGCGTAGCGCCTCAGGTAAATTCAAAATGGACTATGGTTCTGAACCCAAACATCTACGTTCTGTCAGGTTGACGGATACAGCTTGGGAAAAGTTAGCAGAGATAGCCGAACAACATAATTTAACTCGCAGCGAGATGATTGAAATCTTTGCCCGCAAGGGTTTTTCGGGGAATATAGATAATTCCTAA
- a CDS encoding polysaccharide deacetylase family protein, which produces MTVKTQNFPFSIALVAIISLAVLNFGYTEPTVPILGFHGIVDNQNNKQLSALVSEEMHYSKQELEKLLEHLIVNNYWFLSTQDLYDFFLTKSQAVPAEYRRKKPIMLTFDDGYKSVHTKLLPILVKLENKYGTKVKIVLFINPSRLTQKASDSKTHLSCQELRVGLQQGFYDIQSHGLNHRDLTTLTRREVINELLQARTILRRCTQDLDPQQVVASHFAYPYGAYNKQVESYVSRYYLSGYLYNDETLNYTCKNNPYQIPRLIVNYNKSPKQITKMAEAIAPVTAQACQ; this is translated from the coding sequence ATGACAGTCAAAACTCAAAATTTTCCCTTTAGTATAGCTTTAGTCGCTATCATTTCCCTGGCTGTACTTAATTTTGGATATACTGAGCCTACAGTTCCCATTTTGGGATTTCACGGTATTGTAGATAATCAAAACAATAAACAGCTATCTGCTTTAGTCTCTGAAGAGATGCACTATTCAAAACAAGAGTTAGAAAAACTGTTAGAACATTTAATTGTTAATAACTACTGGTTTTTAAGTACCCAGGATCTATATGATTTTTTCTTAACGAAATCTCAAGCCGTTCCCGCCGAATATCGTCGTAAAAAGCCAATTATGCTGACTTTCGATGATGGATACAAGTCAGTACATACAAAATTATTGCCAATTTTAGTAAAACTAGAAAATAAATATGGGACGAAAGTAAAGATAGTTTTATTTATTAATCCTAGCCGTTTGACACAAAAGGCAAGCGATAGTAAAACACACTTGAGTTGTCAAGAATTGAGAGTAGGTTTACAACAAGGGTTCTATGATATTCAATCTCATGGCTTAAATCATAGAGATTTAACAACATTAACAAGGCGAGAAGTTATTAATGAGCTTTTACAAGCTAGAACTATCTTGAGGAGATGCACACAAGATTTAGACCCACAGCAGGTAGTCGCATCTCATTTTGCTTATCCTTATGGAGCTTATAACAAACAAGTAGAAAGTTATGTTTCTAGATATTATTTATCTGGTTATTTATATAATGATGAAACGCTAAACTACACTTGCAAAAATAATCCCTATCAAATTCCTCGCTTAATTGTTAACTATAATAAATCTCCTAAGCAAATCACCAAGATGGCTGAAGCCATAGCTCCAGTTACTGCTCAGGCGTGTCAGTGA
- a CDS encoding 5'-methylthioadenosine/S-adenosylhomocysteine nucleosidase family protein, producing the protein MTIDTIFVPQGSEYRAVCRGLSQVTGQTPKIVQIPVGIEPLTRYLQQCPRQEYFPHDRQPRFLVMGLCGSLTPRYHVGDILLYESCIYHQKLQECDRLQHSFTDRSFTTELHSKLKTHHPAISLAKSLTSDRVICSATQKRYLGETLAADVVDMEGFAALEFFNSIGAAVAMLRVVSDDCHHDIPDLTAAFNADGSLQPLPLALSLLRQPIAATRLIRGSLRGLKVLEEVTKSLCCR; encoded by the coding sequence ATGACTATTGACACAATTTTCGTACCCCAAGGATCTGAATATAGGGCTGTGTGTCGCGGTTTAAGCCAAGTAACTGGACAAACACCTAAAATTGTACAGATACCAGTAGGTATAGAGCCATTAACACGATACCTGCAACAATGTCCAAGACAAGAATACTTTCCCCATGACCGACAACCCAGATTTTTAGTGATGGGTTTATGCGGCAGTTTAACCCCACGCTATCATGTGGGGGATATTTTACTATATGAGAGTTGTATTTATCACCAAAAATTACAAGAGTGCGATCGCTTACAGCACAGTTTCACTGATCGCTCTTTTACCACAGAACTACACTCAAAACTCAAAACTCATCACCCAGCAATTAGTTTAGCCAAATCATTGACAAGCGATCGCGTTATTTGTTCTGCTACACAAAAGCGCTACCTTGGCGAAACCCTAGCGGCTGATGTGGTTGACATGGAAGGATTTGCTGCTTTAGAGTTCTTCAATAGCATTGGTGCAGCAGTAGCTATGCTGCGGGTAGTCAGTGATGATTGTCATCATGACATCCCCGACTTGACGGCAGCATTTAATGCTGATGGTTCGCTACAGCCATTACCTCTAGCCTTGAGTTTGCTACGTCAACCTATAGCCGCCACTCGCCTCATTCGCGGTTCATTGCGGGGATTAAAAGTGTTAGAAGAAGTGACAAAATCACTATGCTGTAGGTGA
- a CDS encoding glycosyltransferase, giving the protein MGAFFLGLMFLSLVIWLGLLTLRGQFWRSDQKLEVEEIQLKSLPKICAVVPARNEADVIPMSLRSLLLQDYPGDFHIFLVDDQSTDGTAAFAEGVAHAVDKAQQLHIVSGESLPLGWSGKLWAMEQGICKAKTLAPDYFFLTDADIEHDVSNLTRLVAKALQEDLDLASVMVKLRCESFWEKFLIPAFVFFFQKLYPFRWVNNPKNKTAAAAGGCILIRASALEQIGGIQVIRQTLIDDCTLAQVVKGTGNNSKFKNSPSSPPTPSRKIWLGLSSSTRSLRQYQSLQTIWDMVARTAYTQLNYSPWLLLGTVVAMTLIYLIPPVGTIIGALMSNWGIALIGLAAWLLMSLAYFPTIRFYKLSPLLAFSLPAIAFLYTLMTIDSALRHWQGRGGAWKGRVYPG; this is encoded by the coding sequence ATGGGTGCATTTTTTCTAGGGTTAATGTTTTTATCTTTAGTTATTTGGTTGGGATTATTAACTTTGCGAGGGCAGTTTTGGCGGTCAGATCAGAAGTTAGAAGTTGAAGAAATTCAGTTAAAATCTTTACCAAAAATTTGTGCAGTAGTACCAGCGCGTAACGAAGCTGATGTGATACCGATGAGCTTGCGATCGCTCCTGCTGCAAGATTATCCTGGTGATTTCCACATTTTTTTAGTTGATGACCAAAGTACAGACGGGACAGCCGCCTTTGCCGAAGGTGTAGCCCACGCAGTAGACAAAGCTCAACAATTACACATTGTTTCTGGTGAATCCTTGCCTCTTGGCTGGTCTGGTAAACTCTGGGCAATGGAACAAGGTATTTGCAAAGCCAAAACACTTGCACCCGATTATTTTTTCCTCACTGATGCAGATATTGAACATGATGTCAGTAACTTAACGCGATTAGTTGCCAAAGCCCTACAAGAAGATTTAGACCTAGCATCAGTGATGGTAAAACTCAGATGTGAAAGCTTCTGGGAAAAATTTTTAATTCCCGCCTTCGTCTTTTTCTTCCAGAAACTATACCCCTTTCGCTGGGTAAATAATCCAAAAAACAAAACTGCGGCTGCGGCTGGCGGTTGTATTCTAATTCGCGCATCAGCTTTAGAACAAATCGGTGGTATCCAAGTCATCCGCCAAACCCTAATCGATGATTGTACCCTTGCCCAAGTGGTTAAAGGAACAGGCAACAATTCAAAATTCAAAAATTCTCCCTCATCTCCCCCCACTCCCTCCCGCAAAATCTGGCTAGGCTTAAGTTCATCAACTCGCAGTCTCAGACAATATCAATCTTTGCAGACAATTTGGGATATGGTGGCGCGGACTGCATACACTCAATTAAATTATTCACCCTGGTTACTGTTGGGAACTGTGGTGGCGATGACGTTGATTTATCTGATTCCACCTGTGGGGACTATAATCGGCGCGTTGATGAGTAACTGGGGAATTGCACTTATAGGTTTAGCTGCTTGGTTGTTAATGTCTTTAGCTTATTTCCCTACGATTCGTTTTTACAAACTTTCCCCATTGTTAGCTTTTAGTTTACCTGCGATCGCTTTTCTCTATACCCTCATGACCATTGACTCAGCATTACGTCATTGGCAAGGACGCGGTGGTGCTTGGAAAGGCAGAGTCTATCCGGGGTAA
- the shc gene encoding squalene--hopene cyclase, with protein MQTQDRVQVNPIAEAIAASQKYLLSLQNPAGYWWAELESNVTITSEAVLLHKIWGTDKTRPLHKVETYLRSQQRQHGGWELFYGDGGELSTSVEAYMALKLLGVPATDPAMIKAREFILGRGGISKTRIFTKFHLALIGCYNWRGLPSLPAWVMLLPKEFPVNIYEMSSWARSSTVPLLIVFDQKPVYQVNPAINLDELYAEGVENVRYELPRAGDWTDIFLTLDEGFKLAESFNFIPLREEGIKAAEKWIIERQEATGDWGGIIPAMLNSMLALRTLGYHTSDPIVERGLQALDNFAIETEDSYVVQPCVSPVWDTAWVIRAFIDSGMSPDHPAIVKAGEWLLQKQILDYGDWTVKNPQGKPGAWAFEFDNRFYPDVDDTAVVVMALHAAKLPNEQLKQRACDRALQWVASMQCKPGGWAAFDIDNDQDWLNAIPYGDLKAMIDPNTADVTARVIEMLGACNLTIDSQNLERALTYLLNEQEVEGCWFGRWGVNYIYGTSGVLSALTLINPQKYQRQIERGANWLVSCQNADGGWGETCFSYNDPSLKGKGDSTASQTAWAIIGLIAAGEATGKFAHDAIERGVNYLVSTQQPDGSWFEAYFTGTGFPCHFYLKYHYYQQYFPLIALGRYQAMSS; from the coding sequence ATGCAAACACAAGACAGGGTACAAGTCAATCCTATTGCCGAGGCGATCGCAGCCAGTCAAAAATATCTGCTATCGTTACAAAATCCGGCGGGTTACTGGTGGGCGGAGTTGGAATCGAATGTCACCATTACATCCGAGGCGGTCTTACTTCATAAAATTTGGGGAACAGATAAAACTAGACCACTACATAAAGTAGAAACCTACTTGCGATCGCAACAACGGCAACACGGAGGCTGGGAATTATTCTACGGTGATGGGGGAGAACTCAGCACATCGGTTGAGGCATACATGGCGCTGAAACTGTTGGGTGTACCTGCAACCGACCCAGCAATGATAAAGGCACGGGAGTTTATTCTTGGGCGTGGTGGTATCAGCAAAACGCGTATCTTTACCAAGTTTCACCTTGCACTCATCGGCTGCTACAACTGGCGCGGTCTTCCTTCCCTCCCAGCTTGGGTGATGCTGTTACCCAAAGAGTTCCCAGTTAATATTTACGAGATGTCCAGTTGGGCGCGTTCTAGCACTGTGCCACTGTTGATTGTCTTTGACCAAAAACCTGTCTATCAAGTTAACCCAGCCATTAACCTTGATGAGTTATACGCGGAAGGTGTAGAGAATGTCCGTTATGAGTTACCCCGCGCTGGTGACTGGACAGATATATTCTTGACCTTAGATGAAGGCTTTAAGCTAGCAGAAAGCTTCAATTTTATCCCTTTGCGCGAAGAAGGCATCAAAGCCGCCGAAAAGTGGATTATAGAACGCCAAGAAGCCACAGGCGACTGGGGGGGCATCATTCCCGCCATGCTAAATTCGATGTTGGCTTTACGCACTCTGGGATATCACACCAGCGATCCCATTGTGGAACGAGGTCTACAAGCCCTTGATAACTTCGCTATTGAAACAGAAGATTCCTATGTAGTCCAGCCTTGTGTGTCGCCTGTCTGGGATACAGCTTGGGTAATACGAGCGTTTATTGACTCTGGTATGTCACCAGACCACCCCGCTATCGTCAAGGCGGGAGAATGGTTATTACAAAAGCAAATCCTCGATTATGGTGATTGGACGGTTAAAAATCCCCAAGGAAAACCAGGGGCTTGGGCGTTTGAATTTGACAACCGCTTTTACCCAGATGTAGATGATACGGCTGTTGTGGTGATGGCACTCCACGCCGCCAAACTACCTAATGAACAATTAAAACAGAGGGCGTGCGATCGCGCTCTGCAATGGGTAGCTTCAATGCAATGTAAACCTGGTGGTTGGGCAGCCTTTGATATTGACAATGATCAAGATTGGCTCAACGCTATTCCCTACGGCGACTTAAAAGCCATGATTGACCCCAACACGGCAGATGTTACCGCCAGAGTGATAGAAATGTTGGGGGCTTGTAACTTAACCATAGATTCCCAAAATTTAGAACGGGCGTTGACCTACCTGTTAAATGAACAGGAAGTTGAGGGCTGTTGGTTTGGGCGCTGGGGCGTAAATTATATCTATGGTACTAGTGGCGTTCTCTCTGCCTTAACTTTAATCAATCCCCAAAAGTATCAGCGCCAAATTGAACGAGGGGCTAATTGGTTAGTTAGTTGTCAAAATGCAGATGGGGGTTGGGGTGAAACTTGCTTTAGTTATAACGACCCCAGTTTGAAAGGTAAGGGTGATAGTACAGCATCACAAACAGCTTGGGCAATAATTGGCTTGATAGCTGCGGGTGAAGCCACAGGTAAATTTGCCCATGATGCTATTGAACGGGGGGTAAATTATCTTGTCTCAACTCAACAGCCTGACGGTAGTTGGTTTGAGGCGTACTTTACCGGGACTGGCTTCCCCTGTCACTTTTATCTCAAGTATCACTACTATCAACAATATTTTCCTTTAATTGCCCTTGGTCGCTATCAAGCAATGAGTTCGTAG
- a CDS encoding papain fold toxin domain-containing protein has product MDDSELRQQITEIASSFHLFEWVECANAIRQFLTTQNVPGKIIRLSTDSTKEPFCNIYHELLQENISANGRHEAIAVKIAGQELIFANIHPVGISKVNWMNNLYSPIQDIGIDFQISETEF; this is encoded by the coding sequence ATGGATGACTCTGAACTGCGCCAACAAATTACTGAGATCGCTAGTAGTTTTCACCTGTTTGAATGGGTAGAATGTGCAAATGCTATTCGACAATTTCTTACAACACAAAATGTTCCGGGTAAAATCATTCGCCTTTCTACAGATAGCACTAAAGAGCCATTTTGCAACATTTACCATGAACTTCTGCAAGAAAATATCTCCGCCAATGGACGACACGAAGCAATTGCAGTGAAAATTGCAGGACAAGAACTCATTTTTGCTAACATCCATCCTGTAGGGATTTCCAAAGTAAACTGGATGAATAACCTATATAGCCCCATTCAAGATATTGGTATTGATTTTCAGATTAGTGAAACTGAATTTTGA
- the bchM gene encoding magnesium protoporphyrin IX methyltransferase produces the protein MNAADDKTIVREYFNSTGFDRWKRIYGDGEVNKVQLDIRNGHQQTVDTVIGWLKDDGNLAELSICDAGCGVGSLSIPLATEGAKIYASDISEKMVEEGKQRALQTLGNADNPTFAVQDLESLSGSYHSVICLDVLIHYPQEKADEMISHLCSLAQSRIILSFAPKTCALTLLKKIGSFFPGPSKTTRAYLHREADVIKILESNGFAIQRKAFTKTRFYFSRILEATRA, from the coding sequence ATGAACGCAGCCGACGATAAAACCATTGTTCGTGAGTATTTCAATTCCACGGGGTTTGACCGATGGAAACGCATTTATGGGGATGGCGAAGTCAACAAAGTCCAACTCGACATCCGCAATGGCCACCAGCAAACTGTGGATACTGTCATCGGCTGGCTAAAAGATGATGGCAATTTGGCAGAGTTATCCATTTGTGATGCTGGGTGTGGTGTGGGTAGTCTCAGCATTCCCTTGGCGACAGAAGGCGCTAAAATCTATGCCAGCGACATTTCTGAAAAAATGGTCGAGGAAGGCAAGCAAAGAGCCTTACAGACCTTGGGAAATGCTGATAATCCAACTTTTGCTGTGCAGGATTTGGAATCTTTGAGTGGTAGTTATCATTCTGTAATTTGCTTGGATGTGTTGATTCACTACCCCCAAGAAAAAGCTGACGAGATGATTTCTCATCTGTGTTCTCTAGCACAGTCGCGGATTATTCTCAGTTTTGCACCTAAAACCTGTGCCTTAACTTTACTTAAGAAAATTGGCAGTTTCTTTCCTGGCCCCAGTAAAACCACTCGCGCCTATCTGCACCGTGAAGCTGATGTGATCAAAATTTTGGAAAGTAACGGCTTTGCTATTCAAAGAAAGGCATTTACTAAAACTCGCTTCTACTTCTCCCGCATATTAGAAGCAACACGGGCTTAA